One Microplitis demolitor isolate Queensland-Clemson2020A chromosome 2, iyMicDemo2.1a, whole genome shotgun sequence DNA segment encodes these proteins:
- the LOC106693188 gene encoding box A-binding factor-like has translation METWSCIPGKDTVDDGVYAGKLRRKGVARASREGLKISDATAALDLRAQTQAHPDFVGLEQQHHHQQQHQVQTSPDQHSQQQQQHQQQQHQQQQHQQRHLLQQHHHHHHLSNHHHTGDSGGGLGGGGAAGPGPESSCRSGSSSSSSRRSSSSCRGSQKAARRRRRYHRT, from the exons ATGGAAACCTGGAGCTGCATACCCGGGAAAGATACGGTTGATGATGGCGTCTATG CGGGCAAGCTGCGCCGTAAGGGGGTAGCACGGGCTTCGCGCGAAGGCCTCAAGATTTCGGACGCGACGGCGGCCCTGGACCTGCGCGCCCAGACGCAAGCCCATCCGGATTTTGTTGGCCTGGAGCAGCAGCATCACCATCAGCAGCAGCACCAGGTCCAAACAAGTCCGGATCAGCACtcacagcagcagcagcagcatcaacagcaacaacatCAACAGCAGCAACACCAACAAAGGCATTTGCTACAGcaacatcatcatcaccatcatctCTCGAATCACCATCACACTGGAGATTCGGGGGGTGGGTTAGGCGGTGGCGGAGCTGCCGGACCAGGACCAG AATCAAGCTGTCGCAGtggcagcagcagcagcagcagccgCCGCAGCAGCAGCAGCTGTCGAGGAAGCCAGAAGGCTGCAAGACGAAGAAGAAGATATCACAGAACGTGA